A section of the Girardinichthys multiradiatus isolate DD_20200921_A chromosome 5, DD_fGirMul_XY1, whole genome shotgun sequence genome encodes:
- the golga7ba gene encoding golgin A7 family, member Ba → MKGFFPTSTDGNMATEFHNLQELRHSASLANKVFIQRDYSEGTTCRFQTKFPSELESRIERTLFEDTVKTLNNFYAEAEKIGGQSYLEGCLACVTAYLIFLCMETRYEKVLKKIGKYIQEQNEKIYAPRGLLITDPIERGMRVIEVSIYEDRGSSGSSSGSSSVSGSTAR, encoded by the exons ATGAAGGGATTCTTCCCCACGTCCACGGATGGCAACATGGCGACAGAG TTCCATAACCTACAGGAGCTGAGGCACAGTGCATCTCTTGCCAACAAGGTGTTCATCCAGAGGGACTACAGTGAAGGGACCACATGCAGGTTTCAGACGAAGTTCCCCTCTGAGCTGGAGAGCAGG ATTGAGCGGACTCTGTTTGAGGACACTGTGAAGACACTGAACAACTTTTATGCAGAGGCAGAAAAGATTGGAGGCCAGTCTTACCTGGAGGGCTGCCTGGCATGCGTCACGGCTTATCTCATCTTCCTCTGCATGGAGACTCGCTACGAGAAG GTGTTAAAGAAGATAGGAAAATACATTCAAGAGCAGAATGAGAAGATCTATGCTCCCAGAGGTCTGCTCATCACGGATCCCATTGAAAGGGGAATGCGTGTT ATTGAGGTATCCATCTATGAAGACCGTGGTTCCAGTGGCTCCAGTTCTGGCAGCAGTTCCGTGTCCGGTAGCACCGCTCGATGA